A region of the Dyadobacter sp. CECT 9275 genome:
TACGCCCCAGGCTGCCTGCATGGCAGAGCCGCTGGCAAATGGTATCCACATGGTCAATCTTTCCAAACATTTATTACCTCAAAAAGTACTGGTGATCGGGGCCGGGCCTATCGGGCTTGTCACGCAGCAGGCTTTTCAATCCTTGCTGGGCGTGGAGGTATACGTTGCCGATTTACGAAGCGAAAGGCTTACCATTGCTAGCAGGCTAGGCGCCGCAGCTACCATTAATTCCTCTGAAGAAAACCTGGTTTCGGTCATCCAGCGATTAACGGAAGAGGAAGGTATTGACCTGGTGATCGACGCGGTGGGTACTGCCCAGACCAACCAACAGGCTCTGCAGTGCATCCGGCCGGGGGGAGCTATTGTGCTCATAGGGCTCTACGAAAATTCCCAGCCATTTTTTAGCTACGATATTATTCTGTCGGAAAAACAGATCATCGGGACCTACGCTGCCACGCAAAAGGAAATACAGGAATCACTGGAGCTGATCGCCTCGGGAAAGGTGGATGTAACTTCATGGGTTCACTATTATTCGCTGGACGATGGCGTTGCCGCCTTTAGGGATATGATGGCTGCTAAAGACACCCATATCAAATCGGTTATCGTTTTTTAGCTCCTTTTTTCTTTTTCAATTCACCATTGATCTTATATACAAATGGAAACCAGCAATAAAAAAATTGTGATCACCGACCATGGCTTTGCAAATATCAACCCCGAATTGTCTGTCTTACAACATTCAGGTTATGAGATAGTTGACGCTCAATGTAAAACTGAGCAGGACTTGCTCGAGGTTACGAAAGATGCGTTTGCGCTGATCGTACAATGGGCACCGATAACAGCCAACGTGATCCGAAACCTGGATAATTGCCGCATCATCGTCCGTTACGGGATCGGTATTGATAACCTTGACCTTGCCGCTGCCAAAGAAAAAAATATCCCGGTTTGTAACGTTCCTGATTATTGTATTGACGAGGTATCCGATCATTCCATGGCACTGGCCATGGCACTCAACCGGCAGATACCCGCTACAGATGCCCGGGTACGGGAGGGAATCTGGAAAATTATTCCGCCAGGAAACGTACCGGCCTGTAAGGACTCCCTGTTCACAACACTGGGATTTGGAAGAATCGCACGGGCCGTGCTGAAACGGGCAGGTGCTTTCAATTTTCAGCTGGCCGCTTATGATCCTTATGTGGATGAAGCCGAAATGCTGGCGCATGGTGTGCGGAAAATCACTTTGGAGGAGGCGATCGGGCAGTCGGATATACTCTCCCTGCATTTACCGCTGAATGAACAAACGCATCATATCATTCACAGGGATACCATGTTGAATATGAAATCCAGTGCGGTGCTCATCAACACTTCCCGCGGGGGGCTGGTCAACACTGTGGAACTGGCGCAGGCACTTCATGAAAATCAAATTGGCGGGGCAGGGATTGACGTTTTTGAACAGGAGCCGCTTCCGGTGGACCATCCGCTTTTGCAGGCTCCTAATATGATTATTACCTCGCATACCGCCTGGTATAGCAAACGCAGTATTCCCATTCTCCAGCAGTTTGCCGCAGAAGAGGTTCTAAGGACGATCAAAGGAGAACCCCTCAAAAACCGGGTGGCCTGACAGGCATAATATCTATCGGCAGCCATTGAAACAACCATCCTGAATCCCGAAAATATGATCATTATAGAAACTTATACCTCGGCCGTTATTTTCTGTATCCTTACCATGCTGGCCTGGGGTTCGTGGCCCAATACCCAAAAGCTGGTTACTAAAGACTGGCGTTTCGAGCTATTCTACTGGGATTTTGTTTTCGGGATTGCCGTGGTGGCTATCCTCGGGGCGCTGACCTTCGGCTCATGGGGGACGGAGGGCAGGGGATTTTTCGAGGATATCTCTCAGGCCGATGCAAAAAATATGCTGCTTGCTTCCCTGGGCGGAGTAGTTTTTAATATAGCCAATATACTCTTTGTGGCAGCCATTTCCATTGCCGGAATTTCCGTGGCATTTCCTGTCGGGGCTGGGGTTGGGCTGGTCCTGGGTGTAATGCTCAATTATTTATCCCAACCCGATGGAAACGGCACCTATCTTTTTTCCGGTGTATTTTTAATTGTGCTGGCCATTGTACTATCCGCAATGGCTTACAGAAAGATATCGCAAAATTCAGGCGTTGAACTGAAAGGCTTATTGCTGGCTGTTATTTCAGGAGTACTTTTCGGTGTTTTTTACCGGTTTATAGCCGCCTCCATGGCCACCAATTTCGTCATGCCCGAAGCCGGCCTGCTGGGGCCTTACAGTACCGTGGTATGTTTTGCTGCGGGTATTCTTTTCAGTAACCTGATCCTGAATCCGATCATCATGAAAAAACCTATCCAGGGTGAGCCTATTGCCTTCAGCAGGTATTGGAACACCATTTCCAGAAACCATTGGATGGGCTTGCTGGGCGGCGGAATCTGGGGCGCCGGGTTACTGTTCAGTATTTTGTCGAGTGAAAAAGCAGGATTTGCCGTTTCCTTCGGGCTCAGCCAGGGAAATGCTTTAATAGCTGCCTTGTGGGGCGTGCTGGTATGGAGGGAGTTTAAAGGGGCACCTGGAGTTAACAAAATACTATTCGGGATGTTTACCTGTTATGTTCTGGGGTTGATCCTGATTATTCTCTCCAAAGTGTATTAATGCAAATCAAAATTAGAGTTAATTGTTAGCCTTGTCGGTAATTATCAACAATGTCACTCAAAGCGCTTTGGAGCGCTTTGAGTGACATGAGAATACACGCTGCTTTCATCGTTCGCCCTGCGAACAGAGCGTACAACGTTACCCCGCACATTAGTTCAGTTTCCAGCCCGGCCTCTCAAAATGGCAGGTATATCCGCCCGGATGTTTTTGCAGATAATCCTGGTGTTCTGCTTCAGCATTCCAAAAGTCTGTTGCAGGCACTACTTCGGTTACGATCTTACCCGGCCATATACCAGAAGCTTCCATTTCTGCGATCAGTGCCTGTGCCACTTCCCGCTGATCTTCACCGATAAAAAAAATAGCAGAACGATATGACGTTCCTATGTCATTTCCCTGCCGGTTACGTGTGGTAGGATCGTGAATCTGGAAGAAATATTCGAGCAGTTTACGATAAGATAATTGTGCCGGGTCAAACACAATCTCAATGGCTTCTGCATGCGTACCATGATTGCGATAGGTGGCATTGGGAACGTCGCCGCCAGTATACCCCACCAACGTTGAAATTACACCCGGTTGATGTCTGATCAGTTCTTCCACCCCCCAGAAGCAACCACCTGCCAAAATGGCTTTTTCAGTAATCATATAGTTTCTATTTAGGTCGTAAAATATAGTACAAATTCTATGCCCTCAAATGATAAAAATCAATGCAATTGAACGTTTCTCCATAGCTGACAACAATCCCGCCAAACCACCTTAACAGAAAAAGACGCTGTCATAAAATATCAGAATAAACAATAGCGCGTAACTTAGCAGTATATTTCCACTCATACCTGCCCTGATGAAAAATAAACTGCTCAGCCTCTTTCTCATTTTGACAATTGCCTCTGCGGCAACCGCCCAGACAAAACCAGCCATTGTCTTCATTGGCAACAGTATCACCCAGGGAAAAGGCGGCCCCGGCGGCTT
Encoded here:
- a CDS encoding zinc-dependent alcohol dehydrogenase, which translates into the protein MKALFYPEFQKLTVTERPAPAFSENEVLLRVLACGICGSELETFKSQSPRRVPPLIMGHEFCGMIEEIGAAVSGYQKGDLVASNSVVSCGTCDPCRRGLTNLCRNRQIFGMHREGAFGQYVNVPAHCLVPLSGNVTPQAACMAEPLANGIHMVNLSKHLLPQKVLVIGAGPIGLVTQQAFQSLLGVEVYVADLRSERLTIASRLGAAATINSSEENLVSVIQRLTEEEGIDLVIDAVGTAQTNQQALQCIRPGGAIVLIGLYENSQPFFSYDIILSEKQIIGTYAATQKEIQESLELIASGKVDVTSWVHYYSLDDGVAAFRDMMAAKDTHIKSVIVF
- a CDS encoding C-terminal binding protein; amino-acid sequence: METSNKKIVITDHGFANINPELSVLQHSGYEIVDAQCKTEQDLLEVTKDAFALIVQWAPITANVIRNLDNCRIIVRYGIGIDNLDLAAAKEKNIPVCNVPDYCIDEVSDHSMALAMALNRQIPATDARVREGIWKIIPPGNVPACKDSLFTTLGFGRIARAVLKRAGAFNFQLAAYDPYVDEAEMLAHGVRKITLEEAIGQSDILSLHLPLNEQTHHIIHRDTMLNMKSSAVLINTSRGGLVNTVELAQALHENQIGGAGIDVFEQEPLPVDHPLLQAPNMIITSHTAWYSKRSIPILQQFAAEEVLRTIKGEPLKNRVA
- a CDS encoding GRP family sugar transporter, whose translation is MIIIETYTSAVIFCILTMLAWGSWPNTQKLVTKDWRFELFYWDFVFGIAVVAILGALTFGSWGTEGRGFFEDISQADAKNMLLASLGGVVFNIANILFVAAISIAGISVAFPVGAGVGLVLGVMLNYLSQPDGNGTYLFSGVFLIVLAIVLSAMAYRKISQNSGVELKGLLLAVISGVLFGVFYRFIAASMATNFVMPEAGLLGPYSTVVCFAAGILFSNLILNPIIMKKPIQGEPIAFSRYWNTISRNHWMGLLGGGIWGAGLLFSILSSEKAGFAVSFGLSQGNALIAALWGVLVWREFKGAPGVNKILFGMFTCYVLGLILIILSKVY
- the msrA gene encoding peptide-methionine (S)-S-oxide reductase MsrA, translating into MITEKAILAGGCFWGVEELIRHQPGVISTLVGYTGGDVPNATYRNHGTHAEAIEIVFDPAQLSYRKLLEYFFQIHDPTTRNRQGNDIGTSYRSAIFFIGEDQREVAQALIAEMEASGIWPGKIVTEVVPATDFWNAEAEHQDYLQKHPGGYTCHFERPGWKLN